A genomic stretch from Hemitrygon akajei chromosome 10, sHemAka1.3, whole genome shotgun sequence includes:
- the LOC140734513 gene encoding interferon-inducible GTPase 5-like isoform X1 — MGGKSSRQQVAEAENATFFTKEELNILKSDFERGGMESVKCLLKRKVEELDQTELNIAVMGEAGAGKSTFIDAMRGLRSTDPGAAEVGIFRPTMEPTGFPHPNFPKVQYWNLPGIGSTQFPACKYLKKMKFEKYDFFIIISACRFKENEVKLAREIKRLRRKFYFVRSKIDIEFGLVTKGGLAINEEIELECIRNYCCNNLRKAGIQTPSVFLISSFEQDRYDFNRLTEALEADLPNAKKRIFVMAYPNRSVEIIQKKKKILQKRIWMLATLSGAVGAVPVPGLSAACDIGILIVAIIHFRKCLGLDEASLQRLANITNIPVEELKAKVKVPLLGKIDKDTFIRLGCSITITVISNLEVGLYSIPVLGSIFGAGSSFLMTYKILTNALKDLTENTETIMKIVFDIN; from the exons ATGGGAGGCAAAAGCTCCAG GCAACAGGTGGCTGAGGCTGAGAATGCCACATTCTTCACAAAGGAAGAGCTCAACATACTGAAGTCCGACTTTGAAAGAGGTGGGATGGAAAGTGTTAAATGTCTGCTAAAGAGGAAGGTAGAAGAACTGGATCAGACAGAGCTTAACATCGCAGTGATGGGAGAAGCAGGTGCAGGAAAATCCACCTTCATCGATGCCATGAGAGGACTTCGGAGCACTGATCCGGGAGCAGCTGAAGTTGGGATCTTCAGACCTACAATGGAGCCAACTGGATTTCCACATCCCAATTTCCCCAAAGTCCAATACTGGAACCTGCCAGGGATAGGGTCTACACAATTTCCAGCATGTAAATATTTAAAGAAAATGAAATTTGAAAAATATGATTTCTTCATCATAATATCAGCTTGTCGTTTCAAAGAAAATGAGGTAAAACTTGCGAGAGAAATTAAACGGCTCAGGAGAAAATTCTATTTTGTCCGCAGTAAGATTGATATTGAATTTGGTTTAGTGACAAAAGGTGGGTTGGCAATTAATGAAGAAATAGAACTGGAATGTATTCGGAATTACTGCTGCAATAATTTGAGAAAAGCTGGGATTCAAACCCCATCTGTGTTCCTGATATCCAGTTTTGAACAGGATCGATATGATTTCAATCGGTTAACTGAAGCACTTGAAGCTGATCTGCCGAATGCAAAGAAAAGAATCTTTGTGATGGCCTATCCAAACCGAAGTGTAGAGATTattcaaaagaaaaagaaaatactgCAGAAACGTATCTGGATGTTGGCAACACTTTCGGGAGCTGTGGGAGCAGTCCCTGTTCCTGgtctctctgctgcttgtgataTAGGCATACTGATTGTGGCAATAATCCATTTCCGTAAATGTCTGGGTCTGGATGAAGCTTCTCTTCAAAGACTGGCCAACATCACAAATATACCTGTGGAAGAGCTTAAGGCCAAAGTTAAAGTTCCCCTGCTGGGGAAAATAGATAAAGATACATTTATAAGGTTGGGTTGCAGTATTACAATTACAGTCATTTCAAATTTGGAAGTTGGTCTTTACTCCATCCCTGTCCTTGGTTCCATTTTTGGAGCAGGATCATCATTTCTCATGACCTACAAAATACTGACTAATGCATTGAAGGATCTTACAGAGAACACAGAGACGATTATGAAGATTGTATTTGACATCAATTAA
- the LOC140734513 gene encoding interferon-inducible GTPase 5-like isoform X2: MEGASSRQQVAEAENATFFTKEELNILKSDFERGGMESVKCLLKRKVEELDQTELNIAVMGEAGAGKSTFIDAMRGLRSTDPGAAEVGIFRPTMEPTGFPHPNFPKVQYWNLPGIGSTQFPACKYLKKMKFEKYDFFIIISACRFKENEVKLAREIKRLRRKFYFVRSKIDIEFGLVTKGGLAINEEIELECIRNYCCNNLRKAGIQTPSVFLISSFEQDRYDFNRLTEALEADLPNAKKRIFVMAYPNRSVEIIQKKKKILQKRIWMLATLSGAVGAVPVPGLSAACDIGILIVAIIHFRKCLGLDEASLQRLANITNIPVEELKAKVKVPLLGKIDKDTFIRLGCSITITVISNLEVGLYSIPVLGSIFGAGSSFLMTYKILTNALKDLTENTETIMKIVFDIN, translated from the coding sequence GCAACAGGTGGCTGAGGCTGAGAATGCCACATTCTTCACAAAGGAAGAGCTCAACATACTGAAGTCCGACTTTGAAAGAGGTGGGATGGAAAGTGTTAAATGTCTGCTAAAGAGGAAGGTAGAAGAACTGGATCAGACAGAGCTTAACATCGCAGTGATGGGAGAAGCAGGTGCAGGAAAATCCACCTTCATCGATGCCATGAGAGGACTTCGGAGCACTGATCCGGGAGCAGCTGAAGTTGGGATCTTCAGACCTACAATGGAGCCAACTGGATTTCCACATCCCAATTTCCCCAAAGTCCAATACTGGAACCTGCCAGGGATAGGGTCTACACAATTTCCAGCATGTAAATATTTAAAGAAAATGAAATTTGAAAAATATGATTTCTTCATCATAATATCAGCTTGTCGTTTCAAAGAAAATGAGGTAAAACTTGCGAGAGAAATTAAACGGCTCAGGAGAAAATTCTATTTTGTCCGCAGTAAGATTGATATTGAATTTGGTTTAGTGACAAAAGGTGGGTTGGCAATTAATGAAGAAATAGAACTGGAATGTATTCGGAATTACTGCTGCAATAATTTGAGAAAAGCTGGGATTCAAACCCCATCTGTGTTCCTGATATCCAGTTTTGAACAGGATCGATATGATTTCAATCGGTTAACTGAAGCACTTGAAGCTGATCTGCCGAATGCAAAGAAAAGAATCTTTGTGATGGCCTATCCAAACCGAAGTGTAGAGATTattcaaaagaaaaagaaaatactgCAGAAACGTATCTGGATGTTGGCAACACTTTCGGGAGCTGTGGGAGCAGTCCCTGTTCCTGgtctctctgctgcttgtgataTAGGCATACTGATTGTGGCAATAATCCATTTCCGTAAATGTCTGGGTCTGGATGAAGCTTCTCTTCAAAGACTGGCCAACATCACAAATATACCTGTGGAAGAGCTTAAGGCCAAAGTTAAAGTTCCCCTGCTGGGGAAAATAGATAAAGATACATTTATAAGGTTGGGTTGCAGTATTACAATTACAGTCATTTCAAATTTGGAAGTTGGTCTTTACTCCATCCCTGTCCTTGGTTCCATTTTTGGAGCAGGATCATCATTTCTCATGACCTACAAAATACTGACTAATGCATTGAAGGATCTTACAGAGAACACAGAGACGATTATGAAGATTGTATTTGACATCAATTAA